GCCGGCCTGGCTCGCTTCCGTCTGGATTAATACTAAGGTGCCCTCATTTAGACAGATTCCCTACCGCCCTCCGACCGGTAGGAGAGGCATCTGTCCATGAATGTTTGCTTTTCTTATATGCCAGTAAGTGGAGGCACCCGGGGTGTTCTGCCTTTTCCTTCTATCTCATAATAAGAGGATTACTTAAGAAAGTCTGCACTTCTGCTACAAATCTAAGAAGTCTCTGATCGCCATTTGGCTATTCGGAGGCTTTAACGGGTTTTATTCCACGGCTGGTTTTATTTGCTTCTTAAAATGAATCTAAAGTAAACTTAGGCCATGAAAATCAATAGGAACTGCTGCGCTTCCAGCCCTGGGAGCCAGGCTGACTATTCCCCTGGTTTTTCCCTGGAACTCAGCAGGGAGGAGAGCCTGCTTATCACCCCGGCAAGGAGGCCGGGCCCACAGGAGAGGGGGAAGTCCCTCAAGGTGTCTCACCAGCTGCTCTTCAGTCCTTTTCGCTTCATGAAATCTCTGATTCTGAGCTTCGATGAAACACTTCTGACAGTATCCTTCAAACACACTGCTTCCGAGGGCGCCGCATTCCCTGCCCAGGCAGGGGACAGTGTTCTGGAACCTGGAGGCCGTGGGGCTGGCTTTCCCTGAGGCAGGGACAAAATCTACAAGAGAGCAGAGGCTCATCAGTAACACGTACGGTTCACCAAGCAGACAGATGCTGACGTCAGAGAAACAGACAGGTTCCTAATACAGATTAGACCAGCTGCGCTCTACCTACGAGAGCAACCTTTCAGAAAGCCAGCAAAATAACCCACAGAAATAATACTATAATAAAAACATCTTTGACTTTACAGATCTCTCCCTTTGCAACAGGCCGCACTGGTCGGTCACAGTAACAGAACAAGCAGAGACATTAAGTGCCCGTCCTTCTTTCAAATTTGAGATTTCAAAAACCACAAATGGACTCTTACAACGTCAGTGAAGGCCGCTCTCTTTCCAGCTACCGCTCATCAGGTTTTGAATGTTCTTTAGTATGCCAGAGTTTCAAAAGAAGTCTCGTTTAAATTCTACCTTACAAACACTATACCACATGACCTTATAAAAACAAATTCTCTGAACTCTACCCACAGGGCTCTTGTGGGTTTTGGAACATGCTGCTCTGTGCTTTTGCTTCCAGGTGTGCCGGCAGAGCCACTGTTGACTGTCCCCCCCCCCCACGCAAGGCACACTCAATGCCACAGCCCCTTCTTGAAGGGGCTCCCTTCTTGAATTTCAGAGGCAAACTGCCTTCTACGTGGGGTTTTGAAACAGGGGTGAAACCCATCCTCTCACTCACGTTTATTTTCTCTGTACTCGATGAAACACAGCGTGCAAAAGCCTTTGTTCTCTGGAGTCCCAAAGTACATGCAGCCCGCTTTCCTGCACTTGCTGGTCCCCGTCCTGTCCCCGGGAGTCCGTGCGGCCGGGGAGCGGCGGCCAGAGGGGGCCTCGGGCCCGGCTCCGCGGCAGGCGTGCGGGGAGAGGCTCTGTGAGAGCTGTGAGGGGTCAGACTTGGAGCGCTGGTGGCAGGAGAGGGGGCTGCTCGAGCCGAGGTTCGGGGCGGGCTCGGCTGTAGTCCTTTTAAAGCAAGCACTGCAGATCCCATTAAACGTCCTGGTGACGTCCTGGAGGCAGGCTCGGCACTTGCCGGGGTCGAGATGCTGCGCGGGGTCCGAGGGGTGGCCCGTGGGAAGCTGCCGGGCACTGTGGCATCGCTCGCAGAAGCCATTGTGCTGCACGTTGAGGGTGAAAGGGCAGCCGGGGCTCCTGCACTTCATGGCCGTGGTCTCGCTGAACAGGAAGAGACTGGGCGCTGTCGGAGGGGCTGAGTGGGGACCCCCGGCGGGCTCCTCGGGGCTCCAGGCCTCCCCCCGGGAGGCCCCGAGCACCAGGCGGGGCAGCGCCTCGGGGCCCGGCTTGGAGTTGGGCTTTGGGcctttggtttgtttcttttgccgCCTCTCCGAGCACTCGTGGCACAGAGGCTGGGTGTTCACGGACATGAAGAAAGGGCAGTTGGGCGTTTCGCATTTGATGCCCATGAGAGAAAGCTGGGGCACGGAAGGTCCCAAAGGGTTCTGGGGGTGCGTGTCTCCCCGCCCCTGCTCGTTGTTTTCCTGCCACTTCTTGTATTCGTGCTGGACAAGTTCAAAGTAGTCATCTACCAGGTTTATTTCTTTGGGTAAGTTAGCTTCATCCAACCTAaagaccaaaaggaaaaacatggtactacacacatacacacacacacacacacacacacgcacacacacacacacacaactttacACCACTAGATCATAGAGCAGACTTTTAAAATCTGGACTGTGCTAATAACTTCATAACCATTCACTGAAATGCAGCCTACGATGAAGACTCTGCACCTCGAACGTAACACAGTCCAATACTGTTGGGAAGACGCCATTATTTCGAGAATCAGTCTTATCTAATCAATTTTGGTCCACCCCCAATTATGGATAATTCTAAAGAAAGGGCTACTCAGGGGCTGCTTCTACACTTAATTACCCTCTTCCCCTTTGAAAAAGTCACTTTTACTTTCTAACTTCTCAGAGATCAAATTTCTAGTGAAACATTATTCAGCGTATTCATTTGGGATGAGCCTACTTTATAGTACAAACTACCTTGTAAtgtgttctgtatttttctttattaatttattttcttaattttaaacgTGCCCCGGTCTCTGTTAGCGGTAACTGCCACGAGCAGTAACGAAGAGGCGGGCACACCATCAGGCGCTACATACTGACTTCTGACTCTTGTGATTTGTTCAGCTCCACTTGGAGAAACCGATTCTCTTAGGCCTTCTCGGTCTTGTGCATTTCAAGTTCTAGGAAATAGGCGTCTCTTTATCATCAAGCCAGTGTTTACAGTTTTGATACTTGTACAACCTGCACTCTgggtctctcctccccaccccatgcgGCCAAGTCACGTGCCTGCCACACAAACACGTTCTACAGCCCAGTCTGTGTCTGGCGTGTCTG
The genomic region above belongs to Physeter macrocephalus isolate SW-GA chromosome 10, ASM283717v5, whole genome shotgun sequence and contains:
- the TNFAIP3 gene encoding tumor necrosis factor alpha-induced protein 3 isoform X3, whose translation is MAEQLLPLALYLSNMRKAVKIRERTPEDIFKPTNGIIHHFKSMHRYTLEMFRTCQFCPQFREIIHNALIDRNIQASLESQKKLNWCREVRKLVALKTNGDGNCLMHAASQYMWGVQDTDLVLRKALFSTLKETDTRNFKFRWQLESLKSQEFVETGLCYDTRNWTDEWDNLVKMSSTDIPVARSGLQYNSLEEIHIFVLCNILRRPIIVISDKMLRSLESGSNFAPLKVGGIYLPLHWPVQECYRYPIILGYDSQHFVPLVTMKDSGPEIRAVPLVNRERGRFEDLKVHFLTDPENEMKEKLLKEYLMVIEIPVQGWDHGTTHLINAAKLDEANLPKEINLVDDYFELVQHEYKKWQENNEQGRGDTHPQNPLGPSVPQLSLMGIKCETPNCPFFMSVNTQPLCHECSERRQKKQTKGPKPNSKPGPEALPRLVLGASRGEAWSPEEPAGGPHSAPPTAPSLFLFSETTAMKCRSPGCPFTLNVQHNGFCERCHSARQLPTGHPSDPAQHLDPGKCRACLQDVTRTFNGICSACFKRTTAEPAPNLGSSSPLSCHQRSKSDPSQLSQSLSPHACRGAGPEAPSGRRSPAARTPGDRTGTSKCRKAGCMYFGTPENKGFCTLCFIEYRENKHFVPASGKASPTASRFQNTVPCLGRECGALGSSVFEGYCQKCFIEAQNQRFHEAKRTEEQLKLLYCLLEITYWLSVML